The DNA region GGCAGGGGGCGCGACTCGATCTTCGTCAGGTCCAGGTCGCGCAGGGCGAAGACGGCGAGGGCCTTGAAGAGCCCGCCGGGGCGGTTCGGCAGCGAGAAGGCGAGCGAGGTCTTCTCGGGCCCCACGCCGGGAGCGGAGAGGGGCTCGCGGGCCAGCACGAGGAAGCGCGTCACGTTGCCCGCGCGGTCCTCGAAGTCGGACTTCAGCACGGACATCCCATGGACTTCGGCGGCCAGCCGGCTCGCGATCGCCGCTGCGTCGCGTCGCCCGCTCAGGGCCAGGTCGCGGACCGCGCTCGCCGTGTCGTAGGCCGGCTCGGTAGCGACGCCCAGCGCCGCGAGCCGCGCCTCGCACTGCGCGAGGGCCTGCGGGTGCGACCTGACGACGCGCACCGCCTCGAGCGGTACCCCGGGGGCGGCGATCAGACAGTGCGAGATGCGGAGCGTCTGCTCGCCCACGAGGTGCAGCCGGTGCCGGAGGAGCAGGTCGTAGTTCCGATGAATCGTCCCGGCCAGGGAGTTCTCGATCGGCACGACGCCCCGCTTGGCGCGCCCCGCCTCGACGGCCTCGAACACGGCGTCGAAGCTCGGCTCGGAGGTCGGCTCGGCCGTATCGCCAAAGAAGGCGCGGCAGGCCAGCTCCGAGTACGCGCCGCGCTCCCCCTGGAAGGCGACCCTCATGAACGGCGGTTGAGCTGGTGCCACCGCCTCTGCACCGACCCGAGGTGGGCCGCGAGTGCCTCCGGGTCCTCCGCCTCGATCCGGCGCACCAGCTCGTCGAGGGCGCCGCGCGCGCGAGCGAGCACGGGGAGCAGGAGGTCGGCGTTCGTGACCAGGATGTCGGCGATCATCCGCGGATCGCTGCCGGCCACCCGCGAGGTGTCCCGAAAGCCCGACGCGATCAGCGCCTGCCCCTCCTCGCGGAGCCCGTCGGTGGCCGCCACGAGCGCCGCCGACAGGGCGTAGGGGAGGTGGCTCACGGTGGCCACTGCCGCGTCGTGCGTCGCCGCGTCCATCCACAGGGGGCGAGCGCCGAGGGCCCCCACGAGCGCCTCGGCCTTCGCCTCCGCCTCGGGGGTGGTGCGTTCGCTGTCGCAGAGGACGAAGGTCTTCTCGGCGAAGAGCTCCGAGTCGGCGGCGCCGAAGCCCGCTCGCTCCTTGCCGCACATCGGGTGCCCGCCCACCGCGAGGAGCTCCTGGGGGAGTTCGTCCATCGCCGCGATCGTCGCGCGCTTGGTGCTGCCGACGTCGAGGACCAGCGTACCGGGGGCGAGGAACTCGGGGAGCTCGGGGAGCAGCCGGAGGTTCGTGCGCACCGGCGCGGCGAGCACCACGATGGTCGCCTCGCCGAGCAGGTCGCCGAGCTCCGCGCTCGCGTCATCGAGCAGGCCGAGCGCCGCGGCCTGCGACCGGGTTCCTTCGTCGGGCTCGATGGCGCTCAGCTTCGCCACGTCGTCTCGAATGGCCAGCGCGAGGGAGCCCCCCATCAGTCCGAGCCCCACCACGCACACCCGCTCTTGCTTCAGCGCGCGCGTCCACATCTCAGGCGTTCCTCCCCACGGCACGGGCCACGGCGCGCACCTCGCGCACCAGCTCGGCGAAGCGTTCGGGTTTGAGCGATTGCGGCCCATCGGAGAGAGCCCTCTCCGGGGCCGGGTGCACCTCGACGATGAGTCCGTCCGCGCCCGCGGCGACGGCGGCGCGCGAGGCGGCGGCCACGAGCTGCCACTGCCCCGTGGCGTGGCTCGGGTCCGCGATCACCGGCAGGTGCGTGCGATGCTTCAGCACGGGGATGGCGTTGATGTCGAAGGTGTTGCGGGTATAGGTCTCGAAGGTTCGAATGCCGCGCTCGCAGAGCATCACCTGCGCGTTGCCTTGCGCCAGGATGTACTCGGCGCTCATCAGGAGCTCCTCGAGCGTGCTCATCAGGCCGCGCTTGAGGAGCACGGGCTTTCTGCACTGGCCGACGGCCTTGAGCAAGTTGAAGTTCTGCATGTTCCGCGCGCCGATCTGCAGCACGTCCGCGTACTCGACGACCGGCGCGATCTCCTCGATCCCCATCACCTCGGTCACGACCGGCAGCCCGGTGGCCTCGCGCGCCTCGGCGAGGAGCTTGAGCCCCTCGAGCCCCATCCCCTGAAACGCGTAGGGCGAGCTGCGCGGCTTGAACGCCCCGCCCCGGAGCGCCGTGGCCCCCGCTTCCTTGACGGCGTGCGCGGTCTCGAGGATCTGCTCGCGGCTCTCGACCGAGCAGGGCCCGGCGATGAGCAGGAGCTCGGCCCCTCCGGCGGTCACCGCACCGACGGGGAAGCGCGTTCCCTCGGGCCGGCTGTGGCGGCTCGCCAGCTTGTAGGGCTCCAGCACGCGCACCGCGTTCGAGACCCCCTCGAGCATCGTGAACTCCGGGGGGTCGAGCAGTCGCCCGTCCCCGACCAGGCCGATGATCGTCCGCTCGGCGCCCGGGCTCAGGTGGGCGCGCAGGCCCAGGCGCTCGGCGTGCCGCACCACGGCCTCGATCTGCGCGGGCGAGGCGTGGGGCTCCATGATGATGACCATGCGGGGCTCCGTTCCGGGAAAAGGGGCTGACGGGTCAGCGCGGCCAGCGGCGGTCCGGGCGGAGCCGTACCGCGTCGCGCAGATAGACGTGCTTGATCTCGTCGGCGCGTCGGGCCGTGTTCCAGTGCAGAAGGACGCGGATGCAGCGCGGGAGCGCGCCCGGGACGGGCAGCTCCTGGCTGCAGAGGATCGGGGTGTCGGAGTAGCCGAGCTCGCGGGCCGCCTGCGCCGGGAAGGCCGAGGTGAGGTCAGCCGTCGAGGTGAAGAAGATGCTCGCCACGTCCTGGGCCTGGATCTGATTCGCCTTGAGGAGGGTCGAGAGGAGCTCGCGCGCGGCCTCCACGATCGCCGCTGCCGTGTTCTCCTCGGCGGTCGTGGCGCCCCGTACCCCCCGCATGGCCGTCGGTGCATCCTTCATGCGAGGGATGCTGACACACTCACCAGCCCCTTGCCAAGCCGACCGAGGCCCTCCTAAGATACGCCGCTGGCCTGTTTTTGCGCGGTCACGACGACGAGGAAACCATGACGGCAATCCCCACCGCGCGCGAGGGTGCGACCCCCGAGTTCGCGCCGCTCAAGCCCGCTCTGAGCCGCGACGAGGCGCTCGCCGAGGCGAGCCGCTGCCTCTTCTGTTACGACGCGCCCTGCACGCGAGCCTGTCCGACGCAGATCGACGTGCCGGCCTTCATCAAGAAGATCGCCTCGGGGAACCTGAAGGGCTCCGCGCGCACGATCCTGGAGGCGAACGTCCTCGGCTACTCGTGCGCGCGCGTCTGCCCGACGGAGGTGCTCTGCGAGGGGGCCTGCGTCCTGCACGACCTGCACAAGCGGCCGATCGCGATCGGTCAGCTGCAGCGGTACGCGACCGAGCCCGTGGTCCGGGGGCGGCAAGCGCTCTTTCGGGCGGCGCCCTCCAACGGTCGTCGCGTGGCGGTGGTGGGCGCGGGTCCGGCGGGCCTCTCGTGCGCCGCCGAGCTCGTGCGCGCGGGCTACGCGGTGCAGGTCTACGAGGCCGCGGCGCAGGCGGGCGGCCTGAACACCGTCGGGGTCGCGGACTACAAGCTGGACCGCGACGCGGCGCTCGCCGAGGTGGCGTGGGTCGAGAGCCTCGGCGTGACCGTGCAGTGCGGCACGCGGGTCGGGGTGGACCTCCCCTTCGAGCGGCTGCTCGCGGACCACGCCGCGGTCTTCGTCGGCGTGGGGCTCGGCGCGGTGCCGCCGCTCGGCATCCCGGGCGAGGGGCTGTCCGGCGTGCGGGACGTGCTCGAGTTCATCGCCGAGCTCAAGACGCGACCCAAGGCGGAGGTCTCGCTGGCCGGCCGGCGCGTGGCGGTGCTCGGCGGAGGGAACACCGCCATCGACGGCGTCACGCAGGCCTCTCGCCTCGGGGCGGCCAAGGTCTACCTCGTCTACCGCCGCGGCCCGGCGCAGATGCCGGCCTACGCGCACGAGGTCGAGCTGGCCCGGCTCGACGGGGTCGAGCTGGTCTTCTGCGCCCAGCCCGTCGCGGTGCTCGGCGAGACGCGCGTCGAGGGGCTGCGCTGCCAGCGGACCCGGGTTAACGCAAGCGGGAGCGCCGAGCCCATCCCCGGCGAGACCTTCGAGCTGCCCGTCGAGCTCGTGCTCCGCGCGACGGGGCAGGAGAAGCGGCGGGCCTTCTGGTCGGCCATCCCGTCGCTCTCCCTCGACGCGCGGGGTTGCGTGGCGGTGGACGCCGAGGGGCGCACGAGCCACCCGCAGGTGTGGGCCGGCGGGGACTGTGCGAACGGCGGCAAGGAAGTGGTGAACGCGGTGGCCGAGGGGAAGCGCGCCGCACGGAGCATCCACCGCGTGCTGGAGGAAGGCTGATGGCCGATCTGCGGGTGAATCTGGGCGGCATCAAGGCGCCGAACCCCTTCTGGTTGGCCTCGGCCCCGCCGACCAACACCGGGGATCAGGTGATGCGCGCCTTCGACGCCGGCTGGGGCGGCGCGGTCTGGAAGACCCTCGGCGAACCGGTGGTCAACGTCTGGTCCCGCTACAGCTCGGTGGACTACGGCGGGCAGCGCATGATGGGGCTCAACAACATCGAGCTCATCACGGACCGTCCGCTCGCCGTCAACCTGCGCGAGATCGCCGAGGTCAAGAAGCGCTACCCGAAGCAGGCCCTGGTGGTGAGCCTGATGGTGGAGTCGAAGCGCGAGG from Deltaproteobacteria bacterium includes:
- the aroF gene encoding 3-deoxy-7-phosphoheptulonate synthase, with amino-acid sequence MVIIMEPHASPAQIEAVVRHAERLGLRAHLSPGAERTIIGLVGDGRLLDPPEFTMLEGVSNAVRVLEPYKLASRHSRPEGTRFPVGAVTAGGAELLLIAGPCSVESREQILETAHAVKEAGATALRGGAFKPRSSPYAFQGMGLEGLKLLAEAREATGLPVVTEVMGIEEIAPVVEYADVLQIGARNMQNFNLLKAVGQCRKPVLLKRGLMSTLEELLMSAEYILAQGNAQVMLCERGIRTFETYTRNTFDINAIPVLKHRTHLPVIADPSHATGQWQLVAAASRAAVAAGADGLIVEVHPAPERALSDGPQSLKPERFAELVREVRAVARAVGRNA
- the pheA gene encoding prephenate dehydratase; translated protein: MRVAFQGERGAYSELACRAFFGDTAEPTSEPSFDAVFEAVEAGRAKRGVVPIENSLAGTIHRNYDLLLRHRLHLVGEQTLRISHCLIAAPGVPLEAVRVVRSHPQALAQCEARLAALGVATEPAYDTASAVRDLALSGRRDAAAIASRLAAEVHGMSVLKSDFEDRAGNVTRFLVLAREPLSAPGVGPEKTSLAFSLPNRPGGLFKALAVFALRDLDLTKIESRPLPGEAWSYVFYLDCVHEGPRQPVERALSHLEELCTLLRVFGTYPRHDEPD
- a CDS encoding NAD(P)-dependent oxidoreductase is translated as MTAIPTAREGATPEFAPLKPALSRDEALAEASRCLFCYDAPCTRACPTQIDVPAFIKKIASGNLKGSARTILEANVLGYSCARVCPTEVLCEGACVLHDLHKRPIAIGQLQRYATEPVVRGRQALFRAAPSNGRRVAVVGAGPAGLSCAAELVRAGYAVQVYEAAAQAGGLNTVGVADYKLDRDAALAEVAWVESLGVTVQCGTRVGVDLPFERLLADHAAVFVGVGLGAVPPLGIPGEGLSGVRDVLEFIAELKTRPKAEVSLAGRRVAVLGGGNTAIDGVTQASRLGAAKVYLVYRRGPAQMPAYAHEVELARLDGVELVFCAQPVAVLGETRVEGLRCQRTRVNASGSAEPIPGETFELPVELVLRATGQEKRRAFWSAIPSLSLDARGCVAVDAEGRTSHPQVWAGGDCANGGKEVVNAVAEGKRAARSIHRVLEEG
- the aroH gene encoding chorismate mutase is translated as MRGVRGATTAEENTAAAIVEAARELLSTLLKANQIQAQDVASIFFTSTADLTSAFPAQAARELGYSDTPILCSQELPVPGALPRCIRVLLHWNTARRADEIKHVYLRDAVRLRPDRRWPR
- a CDS encoding prephenate dehydrogenase gives rise to the protein MWTRALKQERVCVVGLGLMGGSLALAIRDDVAKLSAIEPDEGTRSQAAALGLLDDASAELGDLLGEATIVVLAAPVRTNLRLLPELPEFLAPGTLVLDVGSTKRATIAAMDELPQELLAVGGHPMCGKERAGFGAADSELFAEKTFVLCDSERTTPEAEAKAEALVGALGARPLWMDAATHDAAVATVSHLPYALSAALVAATDGLREEGQALIASGFRDTSRVAGSDPRMIADILVTNADLLLPVLARARGALDELVRRIEAEDPEALAAHLGSVQRRWHQLNRRS